The sequence aacaccattctctggtgtctccagcggctgacgcgcgacagcgtgtagtcagctgtgccgccagtggagaccgggaccggctcgcgaggattcccctgctggtggggaactcgctacattgccgcccgcgccaacgagcgcagcgggaccgaggcctaacaaATCGCATAGGGCTGTAAAAAACGGAATTCCTtggataactttttttttaaatttccttaCGAATCGGTAATTACCGAAAAGGTGGAACACTATGCAGTGGTTATGACCATTATGGGACTTCAATTAAAACCGCACGGAAATACCTCCATCCTGCACAAGTAGAGGAAATAGCCGTTTTATGTGCAAAATGTTGTAGGGTCTGCTACTCCAGTATGAGGCCTCAATGAAAAGAAAATCTGGCAAATGTTCGCTTTAGGCATGAATACATTAATTTAAGGAAGAAATGACAAAATCACGTTATTTGGTCTTAACTGCTTTTCTTTATAAATAGGAGGGTAGATTGTGTGAATGATCAAGTTTGCAGACTATGAAAAAGGTTACACAATAACAGGAAGCAGTGGCACCTTAAAGGACACAATCTTAACTGGATAACAAATGTTCACTATTGTGTGCATGTAGTTTACTTTACTATTCAATGTGTGCAACTAAATGACAAAAAACTTCCGCCTTTCCGTTACAGTttaaaaaagacaagaaaaaaaaaaaaagtgtgaactAACCTTCTCTTTTATTTGCCATGATGAACTTCCATTTGGATACTGCCTCTTCTCCCACAACAGAACGACCATTCCACGGGCCTGAAGCAAGCTGGCACATACATCCCTCATGAGTCTAGAAACTCTTGAAAGTTGACACAAACTGAAGCCATCAAGGAAGCCCGCAATGTGCTGCAGAACTTCATAAGGCAAACTACTAAAATGATCTACAGATGGTCCTAACCAAGAACTTTGTGCAGATTCAAGTTGACTAGATAAATTAGGCTGAACTCCAAAAGATCTCAAATGCCGATCATGAATTATTTTTGATCCCTGTGTTGAAGGACAAAATCTACGTTGGGAATATGTACATCCATAATACGCCAAAGGACATCTTTGCTCCATCCAGCCATTGAGGCCTGCATGAATGTCACCATGAACATTCTTGAAATGAGAAGAAAATTCATCTCTTCTAAATAACTGTCCACATACAAATGTAAACATAGATCTTTGTTTGGTTTGGTATCTTGCAACACATTCCAGTACCAAATCCAGCCCAAGTGTCTGAAAAGGACTTGGATTAGATAGTTGAGGATTAGCATGATCACATGCAGAAGCTGATGCAATGTCACCTACCATtgtatttgttgccaatattgcaGATGGAAATGAAAATGTCTGTGTTCCAAAGTCAACATGATACCCGTCAACATTTCGACTGTCTGAAATCCCTCTACCACCAGGTGAGTCTCCTAAACAAAACAGTAAAGCAGCTGTAATTAGGTCAATTCCACGGAGGCCCATGGGATCTTCGTTTGTGTCCAAGTCGGCTGTATCAACAGATTTGTCTTCCATTTTGGCTTTAAACCAATACGCGTCAACTAGAAAAGGTCGCCTACCAAAAACCGCTATATTCCTTAATCCTGGTTCTTCCTTTTTTTCTAACATTTGCTCTCTTGCAGAGTCCTCAGCCTTCACTCCATTCATCAAGCCAGGCACTACTGGCTGTAGTGCTATACTCTGTAAGGAATCACGAGGGTTCAATAGCAGATTCTCAGAATCTACTTCCAAAAGCATACCAACACCAGTTTTTATACTAGCTTGTTTTGACTCACAAGCATACAACCCACCTTCACTTTGGCCCAGATTAACAGGTATGCCTTCGGCATGGAATCCATTACACAACATAGCCGATTTATTTAAGCTAATGTCTTGACTAACTGCATCATAACTGCCATTTGTTCCATGATAGAAATCGCTTGAACCATTTTGATGCAAGTACTGCAAAGAATTGCAGGCCACTCCACCAACAGCTCCCAGGTTATCTTCCTCTTCAACTTCCTGATCTTTAAGATTTATACTTTCCGTACCATTTTGTTCTGCCAACTGGAAATTTTTGTTCAGCTCACAACTCGCATCACGTAATATTCCATTAAGCATAGCAATGTCTCTTGTGGCATTGTTCAGGATATCTAAAGCAGCTGCTAAACTCTTAGTTGTCTCTACAGTTGCTTGATAAAGTGCACTGTAGGAATCTTCATCACCTGATATACCATTCGTAAGTGATTTGTCACCTTCAACTGCTTTGACAGCAATTTGTTCTTGAGATTCACGTTTCTCTGTTTTAGACATCGTTGTTGCCACTTTGAGCGACTCCAGAAGCATTCTTTGATCTTGCAGAGCCAAGGCCATATCTAGCTGCTCTACTTCATCAACATCTTTACTTAAGTTTTCATAAGATTTCCGGTCTGCATAACTTACTGGCCATCTGTTCCATTCCATCGTACAACATACTACACTTGCAGGACATATTTGTAGATGCTCAGCTAGCTTGTTACGGGTCACAATAAAAGGACATCCAAACCCATTATTTAAGCAAGGCACTCTTTCAAGGGGGCACAAAATACGATGTTCATCAGCTTTGCAGGAGTGAAAGACGGCCCCACAAACATGTGGACAGCCTATCAAATCACAGGTAACTCCAGTCTCTGGTCTGGCCATACAACGCCGACTGACACAATTGACACAATGTGAATGTTGATCTTTATCCATGATGAGGCCAGGTCTGGAATAaaaagcacacacaaaaaaacgttATTTAATACAAATTCTATACCGAGTCACTTAACATAAATTAGCAGACAATACTACTCTAAAAACTGGAAAGGGTAGCAGTGCTTGTTGCAGAGAACCTCAATTTATTAGAAAGGTGTTAGTGTGTCAGCTTACTAAGTCACTACAAAATGGTTAGCTAAAGATTGTACAGCACAACATCTTATTGCTGATCATAATATGCGATTCCAGAATAAGTATGATTAACCATATTCCAGGGCCATACAATATTCTTTTAAAAAGAATTGTTCTGTATGTGCTATCAATGGAAGAAAACAGCTTTTCTGAGGTAAAAAACCTCAGAAGTTCtcgtctgggatccatggttggtTGCAGAAAGCGAGGCGATGCGAGACTTGGCTAAGCCCTGACGTCACACtaacacagatttaaaaaaaaaattattatgtcACTATTCTGATTGTCGAGCCAGAGGTGGGAGTCGCCCACCAGACCTGCCCACCACACCCCTGGGGGTACGGCAAAAGCTATTGTATGACTTATGAACTTTGTACTACCCCCTATATATTCCCCTTCTCTTCTG comes from Ascaphus truei isolate aAscTru1 chromosome 4, aAscTru1.hap1, whole genome shotgun sequence and encodes:
- the FBXO30 gene encoding F-box only protein 30; amino-acid sequence: MDKDQHSHCVNCVSRRCMARPETGVTCDLIGCPHVCGAVFHSCKADEHRILCPLERVPCLNNGFGCPFIVTRNKLAEHLQICPASVVCCTMEWNRWPVSYADRKSYENLSKDVDEVEQLDMALALQDQRMLLESLKVATTMSKTEKRESQEQIAVKAVEGDKSLTNGISGDEDSYSALYQATVETTKSLAAALDILNNATRDIAMLNGILRDASCELNKNFQLAEQNGTESINLKDQEVEEEDNLGAVGGVACNSLQYLHQNGSSDFYHGTNGSYDAVSQDISLNKSAMLCNGFHAEGIPVNLGQSEGGLYACESKQASIKTGVGMLLEVDSENLLLNPRDSLQSIALQPVVPGLMNGVKAEDSAREQMLEKKEEPGLRNIAVFGRRPFLVDAYWFKAKMEDKSVDTADLDTNEDPMGLRGIDLITAALLFCLGDSPGGRGISDSRNVDGYHVDFGTQTFSFPSAILATNTMVGDIASASACDHANPQLSNPSPFQTLGLDLVLECVARYQTKQRSMFTFVCGQLFRRDEFSSHFKNVHGDIHAGLNGWMEQRCPLAYYGCTYSQRRFCPSTQGSKIIHDRHLRSFGVQPNLSSQLESAQSSWLGPSVDHFSSLPYEVLQHIAGFLDGFSLCQLSRVSRLMRDVCASLLQARGMVVLLWEKRQYPNGSSSWQIKEKVWRFSTAFCTVREWKFADIVSMADHLKKCSYNTVEKREEAIPLPCMCVTRELTKDGRSLRSVLKPVL